The Leptospira bandrabouensis genomic sequence CTCTAAAAAGAGGAAATAGGTTTGTGTACTTTCTGTCCGCAAGAAATACATACAAAGTAAAAAGGAAATCATTAGGGGTGATACGAAAGCCATTCGACAAACACTGGAGAAACTTTCTTTTTATTTGCCTTATACCAATCTTTGTTTTTCAATGTAGACCCAATGGATTGAAGAATCATTGTGATCCTAATCAATCTTCCTATTTACAAAACTTAACCTTACTTCTTGGTGTAAGTGAGAGTGCTTATTTCTGTGGCAATCTGATCCAAAGTCCTTTCCTTAACAAAATCAAAATCCCTAGGTTTATCATTGTTACCAATGTTGGTTTGGATGCAGCTACTAGTAGTATCAGTGTTTTTCGGATAAACCCAAATACAGGAGAAATTTCACAGGTTTCAGGTTCTCCGTTCCAACTATCAAATCGTCCTCGTTTTACAGTGACCAATTCCACAGGTACTGTTGTGTATGTGCCAAACATTGGAAATAAGTCTGTATCCGTTCTCAATCTAAATCCAGAAACTGGAAGTTTATCTTTAAAACATCCTGATTTAGTTCTTTCTTCGACACCATACTCTCTTGCCTTAGATCCGAATGGAAAATACTTATATGCAAGTTCTGAGCAAAACCCAGAAATTCACCGAATGGCTATTGGTTCCAATGATAACTTAACAATCCTATCTCCAGCCATGCCAACTTCCAATCCCTCCGGGATCTGTAGGTAGACTCAGTTTTGATTCTAAAGGAAATCATTTGTACGTTGGACTTACTAGTGCACCTGGAAACAATGCGGGGATCCAAGTTTTTTCTTTGGATCCATCGACAGGAAACCTAAGTTCTATTAATGTTTACATTACAGGAATCAATAATCTATCTCTTGGAATTTCGCCTAACGGAAAGTTTGTTTATGGCTCAAATTATTCATCCGAGAATGTTTTTCCTTTTGTGCGGGATATAAATTCCGGAACACTCAGCATACAAACAAGTATTTCAGCAGGAGTCGCACCGGGTTATACTATTGTAGATCCACTCAACCGATTTGTTTATGTGGCCAATAGTGGCACAGGCCAAGGGACCATTTCCGCTTATTTGATAGAACCTTCCAATGGTAAATTAACTCCCGTTAATGGGTCGCCTTTCTCTACAGGGTTTAGTCCCATCGGTCTTTGTACCGATCCCAGAGGAAAATTTTTGTATTCTTCCAACACAGAAGGAGGAAATATCTCAGGATTTTCTGTCGGTGAAAATGGAGTTCTTACACCGCTTTCTGGATTTCCAGTAACGGCGGGAACAAATCCATTTTCAATAGAAATGGTTTCTTATTAATTCTTTTTAACCAATGAGTTTTCCAAGATCCATATCATTCATGTATTCTTTTTCATAGAAGTGTAGGTTTTTTAGTCTCCACCCGTAACAAAAAATATCATCATCCAAGTTTTGTTTTTCTTTGAAAACCCAACTCGGTAGTCCATAGGGCTACGTAAATACTGTTCGCAAATATAACCGACTTGGCCATCTGAAATACAAACTTTTTGCCAATTACATGGTTCGTTTGTTGTTTTTTTCTCTGCAGTTGTTTCTTCATACTCGTTTTTAACGAATTCCCAACTCAGTTGTGTTAATACGGCACCTTGTTTAGAAGGTTTATTTCTTACGTTGACTGTATTACCTGTGATGAGTGAAAAACTGTAGGAATCAATGGATTCTGGTGTGAGATTAAATAAAAACGGTGCGGACCAAATATTGTCTTTATAGGTAAAACCAAGATTGATGGTTTGGGATAAAACGTTCCAAAACTCTGAATTTTTCGGACTTTTATCGAGTTTCCAATGTTTTAGAAACCTTCCTTTGCCCATACCGTCTTCTGAAAAATCGAAGGAAATTTGAGGATCTACTATTGTTTCAATAAATTTTACATCTTTTTCTTTGATCGATTTTTCTAACTTTTGTTTGAACGAGAAAAAATCTTTATCTTCTCTGGAAGTATCAACTGGTTTTAAAATGACTGGTTCAAAAGGTTCACAAGGAA encodes the following:
- a CDS encoding beta-propeller fold lactonase family protein, with amino-acid sequence MYVGLTSAPGNNAGIQVFSLDPSTGNLSSINVYITGINNLSLGISPNGKFVYGSNYSSENVFPFVRDINSGTLSIQTSISAGVAPGYTIVDPLNRFVYVANSGTGQGTISAYLIEPSNGKLTPVNGSPFSTGFSPIGLCTDPRGKFLYSSNTEGGNISGFSVGENGVLTPLSGFPVTAGTNPFSIEMVSY
- a CDS encoding SH3 domain-containing protein — encoded protein: MKQQIFILSILLTSFFSQLLPCEPFEPVILKPVDTSREDKDFFSFKQKLEKSIKEKDVKFIETIVDPQISFDFSEDGMGKGRFLKHWKLDKSPKNSEFWNVLSQTINLGFTYKDNIWSAPFLFNLTPESIDSYSFSLITGNTVNVRNKPSKQGAVLTQLSWEFVKNEYEETTAEKKTTNEPCNWQKVCISDGQVGYICEQYLRSPMDYRVGFSKKNKTWMMIFFVTGGD
- a CDS encoding beta-propeller fold lactonase family protein translates to MKNHCDPNQSSYLQNLTLLLGVSESAYFCGNLIQSPFLNKIKIPRFIIVTNVGLDAATSSISVFRINPNTGEISQVSGSPFQLSNRPRFTVTNSTGTVVYVPNIGNKSVSVLNLNPETGSLSLKHPDLVLSSTPYSLALDPNGKYLYASSEQNPEIHRMAIGSNDNLTILSPAMPTSNPSGICR